A part of Petrotoga mexicana DSM 14811 genomic DNA contains:
- a CDS encoding DUF368 domain-containing protein codes for MKKKNLLIPLYGVFMGISDSIPGVSGATIALILGIYENFISAWSFVFSNLFNFKTLTKSRELRFLIMLYIGVFLGMFSTLGFIDFLINNYQTSVFSFFSGLIIGSIFFLGSDLFKNVDFKNTEKSKYFSFFISATIGFLVAFYISGAKFLVEQHGFLIIFSSGFLAISAMIVPGISGAYVLLLLNQYSYIVKAVNDFNFSVLITFVLGIVLGLASMSRLLKWVLDKFYLATMFFLMGLMVGGLRAPISKIDNFVSFLIFALIGAIVIIIIERFGRINR; via the coding sequence ATGAAGAAAAAAAATCTTTTAATTCCGTTGTATGGTGTTTTCATGGGTATTTCTGATTCTATCCCTGGGGTTTCAGGGGCGACGATAGCCTTGATACTAGGCATTTATGAGAATTTCATATCTGCATGGTCTTTTGTCTTTTCCAATTTATTCAATTTCAAAACTTTAACGAAAAGTCGGGAACTTAGATTTTTGATCATGTTGTACATAGGCGTTTTTCTTGGAATGTTCTCAACCTTGGGATTTATAGACTTTTTAATAAATAATTATCAAACAAGTGTCTTTTCTTTCTTTTCAGGTTTAATTATCGGTAGTATCTTTTTTTTGGGATCTGATCTATTTAAAAATGTTGATTTCAAAAATACGGAGAAATCTAAATATTTTTCTTTTTTTATTTCAGCCACTATTGGTTTTTTAGTTGCCTTCTATATCTCAGGGGCAAAATTTTTAGTAGAGCAACATGGTTTTTTAATAATCTTTTCGTCAGGATTTTTGGCTATTTCTGCCATGATTGTGCCGGGGATTTCCGGTGCCTACGTTCTATTACTTTTGAATCAGTATTCATACATAGTAAAAGCAGTTAATGATTTTAATTTCTCTGTGCTGATAACCTTTGTTTTAGGTATTGTGCTGGGATTGGCTTCTATGAGTAGATTACTGAAATGGGTATTGGATAAGTTTTACCTCGCGACAATGTTTTTTTTGATGGGATTAATGGTTGGAGGATTGAGGGCTCCCATTTCAAAAATAGATAACTTTGTTAGCTTTTTAATATTTGCTTTAATTGGAGCCATAGTAATTATAATTATAGAGAGGTTTGGTAGAATCAATAGATAA
- a CDS encoding 2'-5' RNA ligase family protein, whose amino-acid sequence MQSLLTILPQPFYNKITKLWNELDKNFDVKWVKNNVPFPHITWSVAEEYKVNELNKLLKKATKELDSLTIKTEGIALFTGPKLTLYIPVKPTKELLNFHEYLWNLVNVNESKLNDYYSPDNWFPHITLAVEDIDKENIGQITSYLSDKKLKYQIKLESLSLVHRELGKEVEIDQTFGIPKRRKRKK is encoded by the coding sequence GTGCAATCTCTTTTAACTATTTTACCTCAGCCTTTTTACAACAAAATAACAAAACTTTGGAATGAATTGGACAAGAATTTTGATGTTAAATGGGTAAAAAATAACGTGCCTTTCCCTCATATAACTTGGAGTGTCGCTGAGGAGTATAAAGTTAACGAGTTAAACAAGTTACTCAAAAAGGCAACCAAAGAATTAGATTCCTTAACCATAAAAACGGAAGGTATAGCCTTATTTACAGGACCTAAATTAACTTTGTACATCCCTGTAAAACCGACAAAGGAATTGTTAAACTTTCACGAATATCTGTGGAATTTGGTCAACGTAAATGAGTCAAAGTTAAACGATTATTATTCTCCAGATAATTGGTTTCCACATATAACTTTGGCGGTAGAAGACATTGATAAGGAGAACATTGGACAGATTACCAGTTATTTGTCTGATAAAAAGTTAAAATATCAAATAAAGTTGGAATCTCTTTCCCTAGTTCACAGAGAGTTGGGAAAAGAGGTTGAAATTGATCAAACTTTTGGAATTCCGAAAAGGCGCAAAAGGAAGAAGTAA